DNA from Nitrospira sp.:
CGGGTACGACACCTTGACGAATGTCGGCCGGTATGGACCGGGAAAGAGTCCAAACGGCCTCTATGACCTGGCCGGAAATCTCTGGGAATGGGTCGCCGACTGGTACGATCCGACCTACTATCAATACAGTCCCAGGGAGAATCCTACCGGTCCATCGGCTGGTCCGCTCAGGGTCCTACGCGGCGGCGCCTGGAATAACGACTCCCAGTCCATCCGATCGGCCAATCGGGCCGGTTATGCTCCTAAAGCGCGCCGGAATGATGTCGGATTTCGATGTGCGATGGATGCAAAGGAGCCGAGCCGGCGCTAAAAGAGGCGGGAGCTGAAGAAGGGGATTCAAGCTGGTGCATGGCTTGGTTCACTTCCGCCGGATGGTCCGTGGATCGCAGGCGAATCTTAAACACCACCCGCCGGCTCTTGTCGCGATCGGGAACAAGCGACTCGTCCAGGAAAAGATCCTGACGTCCTCGCCCACTCGCGGAGGTCTTCTCGTGAAAGCACCGATAGGCCCAAGGTGCCTGTTCTTTGATGACTTCAAGCCCCTTCACCATCACGTTCAACGAACGCTCCTGGCTCAATTTCAAATTGTAAATGTCGGACCCGCGATCGTCCGTATGGCCTTCGATCACCAGCGAGTCGATCCGATCCCGCATTGCACCGCAGAGCAGCGCCGCATAGGTCGGCATCGCATCCGCCAAAAATCGCTCCGCCATCGACGAA
Protein-coding regions in this window:
- a CDS encoding Putative periplasmic protein, with product MDNNPSPHSQERSSVLTIGVTDLMTSLAVIFILLFSAYVTKVSETESQAKVPVPASVPEPKALRTKTTDDIKGLLRDHFQRFDLMLDADPTDSNVVRIVVPDALLNFEFGKGSLSSMAERFLADAMPTYAALLCGAMRDRIDSLVIEGHTDDRGSDIYNLKLSQERSLNVMVKGLEVIKEQAPWAYRCFHEKTSASGRGRQDLFLDESLVPDRDKSRRVVFKIRLRSTDHPAEVNQAMHQLESPSSAPASFSAGSAPLHPSHIEIRHHSGAL